The following are from one region of the Salvia hispanica cultivar TCC Black 2014 chromosome 1, UniMelb_Shisp_WGS_1.0, whole genome shotgun sequence genome:
- the LOC125193264 gene encoding alpha-1,3-arabinosyltransferase XAT3-like: MEKDQKKKHVFRLNTFILLLSLPLLGFGLDFSVFGQRISLSKHFFGGKTAVKKTVDEKEFIKFHVSRLVRGEDRKKLDETGFACDTAIHSIHCVSTKPVRIDTRNMTVYIPSGWDSQNETSIQPYGRQGDLPKQISPVRMILYGNNTDPPPCEFHHRLPAVVFSSGSTGNTFHEISEIIIPSTSPPSSSGRACSSSSRTTILRSSRNTAPSSPVSRHASLSTRPRMLPSIVSVYRNRAKPADAYVSQVPRPRLVFLSRTSTRRFLNEDKMIDMIKDVGFQVLVVRRLKLASNLEKFSRLINSCSVLLGIHGAGLTNDIFLPTGAVMIQVEPLGLEWVSNTYFGNTARAMGVHYLRYRIDRDRARWQRYTAATARSLPIRDQCSYSMVTDKREIYFLINRM, from the exons atggaaaaagatcAGAAGAAGAAGCATGTTTTTCGACTCAATACATTCATTTTACTACTTTCCCTCCCTTTGCTCGGCTTTGGTCTCGATTTCTCCGTATTCGGGCAGAGAATTTCCTTGAGTAAACACTTTTTCGGCGGCAAAACCGCCGTGAAGAAGACGGTGGATGAGAAggaatttatcaaatttcatgtaTCAAGACTAGTTCGAG GGGAGGATCGTAAGAAACTTGATGAGACGGGCTTCGCCTGCGACACGGCAATCCATTCCATCCACTGCGTATCCACTAAACCCGTAAGAATCGACACACGGAACATGACCGTGTACATACCCTCCGGTTGGGACTCGCAGAACGAGACGTCTATCCAGCCGTACGGGCGACAAGGAGACTTACCGAAACAAATCTCCCCTGTTCGGATGATCCTGTATGGCAACAACACGGACCCGCCCCCGTGCGAGTTCCACCACCGCCTCCCGGCCGTGGTGTTCTCCTCGGGGAGCACGGGGAACACGTTCCATGAGATTAGCGAGATCATCATCCCCTCTACATCACCACCAAGCAGTTCGGGTCGCGCGTGCTCCTCGTCGTCGAGGACTACAATCCTTCGTTCATCGCGAAATACCGCACCATCCTCTCCCGTCTCTCGTCACGCGAGCCTATCGACGCGGCCGCGAATGCTACCATCCATTGTTTCCGTCTACCGTAATCGGGCTAAA CCTGCGGACGCGTACGTGTCGCAGGTACCCAGGCCGAGGCTGGTGTTTCTGTCGCGCACTAGCACAAGGAGGTTCCTCAACGAGGACAAAATGATCGACATGATCAAGGACGTCGGGTTCCAGGTACTCGTGGTTAGACGGTTGAAACTAGCGTCGAACCTCGAGAAATTCTCGCGGCTAATAAACTCGTGCAGCGTGCTGCTCGGCATCCATGGTGCCGGGCTCACGAACGATATATTCTTGCCCACGGGCGCCGTGATGATCCAAGTGGAGCCTCTGGGCCTCGAGTGGGTTTCCAACACGTACTTTGGCAACACGGCCCGCGCGATGGGCGTGCACTACCTGCGCTACCGGATTGACCGAGACAGAGCTCGCTGGCAAAGGTATACGGCCGCAACAGCTCGGTCGTTACCGATCCGAGATCAGTGTTCATACAGCATGGTAACAGACAAGCGAGAAATATATTTCTTGATCAACAGAATGTAA
- the LOC125193276 gene encoding alpha-1,3-arabinosyltransferase XAT3-like, which produces MTLDGRIQAIQEESQQFPCDNAVHSVHCVSTKPVRIDTRNMTVYIPSGEDSQNETSIVPFVRHGDLPKISPVRMILYGNNTDPPPCEFHHRLPAVVFSSGSTGNVFHEFSEIIIPLFITTMHFGSRVLLVIEDYKPSFVAKYRAILSRLSYHEPINAAANATIHCFPSTVIGLKYHDDLALNASDIPGGYGMPSFRTFLRTAFGLRYAHVLQVPRPRLMLLSRTSTRRFLNEDEMVDMIKDVGFQVLVVRRPKLASNLEKFSRLINSCSVLLGVHGAGLTNEIFLPAGAVMIQVELLGTEWASNRYYGDTARAMGVRYLRYPIDRDESSLVKLYGRNSSIVTDPGSVYIQHGQIPWRTIFLGLQNVRINLARFRETIVEALSFVTDSPII; this is translated from the coding sequence ATGACTCTCGACGGGAGAATCCAGGCTATTCAGGAAGAATCGCAGCAATTCCCCTGCGACAACGCCGTCCACTCCGTCCACTGCGTATCCACTAAACCCGTAAGAATCGATACACGGAACATGACCGTGTACATACCCTCCGGTGAGGACTCGCAGAACGAGACGTCCATCGTGCCGTTCGTGCGACACGGAGACTTACCGAAGATCTCCCCTGTTCGGATGATTTTGTATGGCAACAACACGGACCCGCCCCCGTGCGAGTTCCACCACCGCCTCCCGGCCGTGGTGTTCTCCTCGGGGAGCACGGGGAACGTGTTCCACGAGTTTAGCGAGATCATCATCCCTCTCTTCATTACCACCATGCACTTCGGGTCGCGCGTTCTCCTCGTCATCGAGGACTACAAGCCCTCGTTCGTCGCAAAATACCGCGCAATCCTCTCCCGTCTCTCGTACCACGAGCCTATCAACGCGGCCGCGAACGCTACCATCCATTGCTTCCCGTCTACCGTAATCGGGCTAAAGTACCACGACGACCTGGCACTGAATGCCAGTGACATCCCAGGAGGGTACGGAATGCCATCATTCCGTACCTTCCTGCGCACCGCCTTCGGCCTGCGGTACGCGCATGTGTTGCAGGTACCCAGGCCGAGGCTGATGCTTCTGTCGCGCACTAGCACAAGGAGGTTCCTCAACGAGGACGAAATGGTCGATATGATCAAGGACGTCGGGTTCCAGGTACTCGTGGTTAGACGGCCGAAACTAGCGTCGAACCTCGAGAAATTCTCGCGGCTGATAAACTCGTGCAGCGTGCTGCTCGGCGTGCATGGCGCGGGGCTCACGAACGAGATATTCCTGCCCGCGGGCGCCGTGATGATCCAAGTGGAACTTCTCGGCACCGAGTGGGCTTCCAACAGGTATTACGGTGACACAGCCCGCGCGATGGGCGTGCGCTACTTGCGCTACCCGATCGACCGGGACGAGAGCTCGCTGGTCAAGCTATACGGCCGCAACAGCTCGATCGTAACCGATCCGGGATCGGTGTACATACAACATGGTCAAATACCTTGGAGAACTATATTTCTTGGTCTACAGAATGTAAGAATCAATCTTGCTCGATTTAGGGAAACCATAGTTGAAGCGCTTAGTTTTGTTACAGATTCGCCaattatatga
- the LOC125202716 gene encoding protein MICRORCHIDIA 7-like isoform X1, translated as MAKDTQIHVKKELLDPNFAPKPYSAPASTRPSAFIDLSSSDSDSDDDDNARKKRRMAESAVLPVGFLDPLPQPSTEQLPLALPSTAAPAHAVSAAPIAKQFWKAGDYEDAPSGDWGYSNGGMDHVRVHPRFLHSNATSHKWALGAFAELMDNSLDEVCNGATYVNIDMVKSKKDGGKMLLIEDNGGGMDPEKMRHCVSLGYSAKSKMADTIGQYGNGFKTSTMRLGADVIVFSRCRGKNGLRSTQSIGLLSYTFLRSTGKEDIVVPMLDYERSGQDWIKIIRSSVYDWDRNVETILQWSPFSSEDELLRQFNQIQDQGTRIIIYNIWEDDEGLLELDFDTDPHDIQIRGVNRDEKNIDMAKKYPNSKHFLTYRHSLKSYAAILYLRIPPGFRIILRGKDVEHHNIVNDMMMSQEITYRPQPSTTEEIPKNLNMVATVTVGFVKDAKAHIDVQGFNVYHKNRLIKPFWRVWHPPGSDGRGVIGVLEADFVEPAHDKQGFERTTVLSKLEARLIQMQKTYWTTNCHKIGYAPRVNKKVNQREISPDSFPRGSRSKMRNFTSTDKTPVKFGDKGSNSGRLNGKGDVKRTTKQPNRTEQPLSSDEYLSDDDRRNTSRKHNNGSSSKDVFSKDGSHRPSGLRSRKGDEDYTPEMPSRTTRNSKSQENGLNDAGNSPSNSSSSLLDRLKLENLRLKERLKRKEEEVLGDLLNDLNKEKERSQSLEAQLQEAGQKHEELAKEQESLIEIFSEERERRDIEEENLRRSMKCLSIRKHQTRLKSCWRKCEFWRGHATRNRHC; from the exons ATGGCAAAAGACACCCAAATTCATGTGAAGAAGGAACTACTCGACCCGAATTTCGCGCCCAAACCCTACTCCGCCCCGGCCAGTACCCGACCCTCTGCCTTTATCGACCTCTCCAGCTCCGACTCCGACTCCGACGACGACGATAATgcgaggaagaagaggagaatGGCGGAGAGCGCTGTGCTGCCGGTGGGGTTTCTGGATCCGCTGCCGCAGCCGTCGACCGAGCAGCTTCCTCTAGCGCTTCCGTCTACCGCCGCGCCGGCGCACGCTGTTTCTGCTGCGCCGATTGCGAAGCAGTTTTGGAAGGCGGGGGATTATGAGGACGCGCCGTCTGGTGACTGGGGTTATTCTAATG GTGGCATGGACCATGTCAGAGTGCATCCGAGATTCTTACATTCCAATGCTACCAGTCATAAATGGGCTCTTGGAG CTTTTGCAGAACTCATGGATAATTCATTGGATGAG GTCTGCAATGGAGCGACATATGTTAACATAGACATGgtgaaaagtaagaaagatggtgGCAAAATGTTGCTGATTGAAG ATAACGGTGGTGGAATGGATCCGGAGAAAATGCGTCACTGTGTATCTCTAGGTTATTCTGCAAAGAGCAAAATGGCAGATACTATTGGGCAGT ATGGAAATGGTTTTAAGACTAGCACAATGAGACTTGGTGCTGATGTCATTGTTTTTTCTCGATGCCGTGGGAAAAATGGGCTAAG GTCAACACAAAGCATTGGATTGCTGTCCTATACATTTCTGCGGAGCACTGGGAAGGAAGATATTGTGGTTCCCATG cTTGACTATGAAAGAAGTGGACAAGATTGGATCAAGATAATTCGATCATCAGTCTATGACTGGGATCGAAATGTTGAAACAATACTGCAGTGGTCTCCATTTTCAAGTGAAGATGAACTTCTTCGGCAG TTCAATCAAATACAAGATCAGGGTACTCGTATAATAATATACAATATTTGGGAGGATGATGAGGGACTGCTGGAATTGGATTTTGACACAGATCCACAT GACATCCAAATCAGAGGTGTCAACAGAGATGAGAAGAACATTGACATGGCAAAGAAATATCCTAACTCAAAGCATTTTCTAACATATCGTCATTCATTAAAG AGTTATGCAGCTATTCTCTATCTCAGAATTCCTCCGGGCTTTCGAATAATTTTGCGTGGTAAAGATGTTGAGCATCACAATATTGTGAACGATATGATGATGTCTCAGGAAATTACTTATCGTCCTCAACCCTCTACTACTGAAGAGATTCCAAAAAACTTAAAT ATGGTTGCTACTGTGACTGTTGGCTTTGTTAAGGATGCAAAAGCTCACATTGATGTTCAGGGCTTTAATGTCTACCACAAAAACCGGCTTATTAAG CCCTTCTGGAGAGTTTGGCATCCACCTGGCAGTGATGGTCGTGGAGTTATAG GTGTGCTTGAAGCAGATTTTGTTGAACCAGCTCATGATAAGCAGGGTTTTGAGCGGACTACAGTTCTTTCTAAACTTGAGGCTCGATTGATACAAATGCAGAAGACATATTG GACTACAAACTGTCACAAAATTGGCTATGCTCCAAGAGTTAACAAAAAAGTTAATCAAAGAG AGATCTCTCCTGATTCTTTTCCTCGAGGTTCTCGATCGAAGATGAGAAATTTCACTTCAACTGACAAAACACCGGTCAAGTTTGGGGACAAGGGAAGTAACAGTGGGCGTTTGAATGGCAAGGGTGATGTCAAGAGAACTACGAAACAACCAAATCGCACTGAGCAACCCTTGTCTTCTGATGAGTATCTAAGTGATGATGATAGGCGGAACACTTCCAGGAAGCATAATAATGGGTCATCCTCAAAGGATGTTTTCAGTAAAGACGGGTCACATAGGCCGTCGGGGTTGAGAAGTCGTAAAGGTGATGAAGATTACACACCTGAAATGCCTTCCCGAACAACCAGAAATTCAAAGTCACAG GAGAATGGCCTTAACGATGCTGGAAATTCACCATCAAATTCAAGTTCCAGTTTATTGGATCGGTTGAAATTAGAGAATCTCCGGTTAAAAGAGAG attgaaaaggaaagaagaggAGGTTCTAGGTGATTTGCTGAATGAtttgaataaagaaaaagaaagatcCCAGTCTCTCGAAGCTCAG CTACAGGAGGCAGGACAAAAACACGAGGAGCTAGCTAAAGAGCAGGAGAGtttgattgaaatattttcagaAGAGAGAGAGCGGCGTGACATAGAGGAGGAGAATCTGAGAAGGAGCATGAAG TGTTTATCCATCAGGAAGCATCAAACACGATTAAAGAGTTGCTGGCGAAAATGCGAGTTTTGGAGAGGTCATGCAACACGAAATAGGCATTGCTGA
- the LOC125202716 gene encoding protein MICRORCHIDIA 7-like isoform X2 has protein sequence MAKDTQIHVKKELLDPNFAPKPYSAPASTRPSAFIDLSSSDSDSDDDDNARKKRRMAESAVLPVGFLDPLPQPSTEQLPLALPSTAAPAHAVSAAPIAKQFWKAGDYEDAPSGDWGYSNGGMDHVRVHPRFLHSNATSHKWALGAFAELMDNSLDEVCNGATYVNIDMVKSKKDGGKMLLIEDNGGGMDPEKMRHCVSLGYSAKSKMADTIGQYGNGFKTSTMRLGADVIVFSRCRGKNGLRSTQSIGLLSYTFLRSTGKEDIVVPMLDYERSGQDWIKIIRSSVYDWDRNVETILQWSPFSSEDELLRQFNQIQDQGTRIIIYNIWEDDEGLLELDFDTDPHDIQIRGVNRDEKNIDMAKKYPNSKHFLTYRHSLKSYAAILYLRIPPGFRIILRGKDVEHHNIVNDMMMSQEITYRPQPSTTEEIPKNLNMVATVTVGFVKDAKAHIDVQGFNVYHKNRLIKPFWRVWHPPGSDGRGVIGVLEADFVEPAHDKQGFERTTVLSKLEARLIQMQKTYWTTNCHKIGYAPRVNKKVNQREISPDSFPRGSRSKMRNFTSTDKTPVKFGDKGSNSGRLNGKGDVKRTTKQPNRTEQPLSSDEYLSDDDRRNTSRKHNNGSSSKDVFSKDGSHRPSGLRSRKGDEDYTPEMPSRTTRNSKSQENGLNDAGNSPSNSSSSLLDRLKLENLRLKERLKRKEEEVLGDLLNDLNKEKERSQSLEAQLQEAGQKHEELAKEQESLIEIFSEERERRDIEEENLRRSMKEASNTIKELLAKMRVLERSCNTK, from the exons ATGGCAAAAGACACCCAAATTCATGTGAAGAAGGAACTACTCGACCCGAATTTCGCGCCCAAACCCTACTCCGCCCCGGCCAGTACCCGACCCTCTGCCTTTATCGACCTCTCCAGCTCCGACTCCGACTCCGACGACGACGATAATgcgaggaagaagaggagaatGGCGGAGAGCGCTGTGCTGCCGGTGGGGTTTCTGGATCCGCTGCCGCAGCCGTCGACCGAGCAGCTTCCTCTAGCGCTTCCGTCTACCGCCGCGCCGGCGCACGCTGTTTCTGCTGCGCCGATTGCGAAGCAGTTTTGGAAGGCGGGGGATTATGAGGACGCGCCGTCTGGTGACTGGGGTTATTCTAATG GTGGCATGGACCATGTCAGAGTGCATCCGAGATTCTTACATTCCAATGCTACCAGTCATAAATGGGCTCTTGGAG CTTTTGCAGAACTCATGGATAATTCATTGGATGAG GTCTGCAATGGAGCGACATATGTTAACATAGACATGgtgaaaagtaagaaagatggtgGCAAAATGTTGCTGATTGAAG ATAACGGTGGTGGAATGGATCCGGAGAAAATGCGTCACTGTGTATCTCTAGGTTATTCTGCAAAGAGCAAAATGGCAGATACTATTGGGCAGT ATGGAAATGGTTTTAAGACTAGCACAATGAGACTTGGTGCTGATGTCATTGTTTTTTCTCGATGCCGTGGGAAAAATGGGCTAAG GTCAACACAAAGCATTGGATTGCTGTCCTATACATTTCTGCGGAGCACTGGGAAGGAAGATATTGTGGTTCCCATG cTTGACTATGAAAGAAGTGGACAAGATTGGATCAAGATAATTCGATCATCAGTCTATGACTGGGATCGAAATGTTGAAACAATACTGCAGTGGTCTCCATTTTCAAGTGAAGATGAACTTCTTCGGCAG TTCAATCAAATACAAGATCAGGGTACTCGTATAATAATATACAATATTTGGGAGGATGATGAGGGACTGCTGGAATTGGATTTTGACACAGATCCACAT GACATCCAAATCAGAGGTGTCAACAGAGATGAGAAGAACATTGACATGGCAAAGAAATATCCTAACTCAAAGCATTTTCTAACATATCGTCATTCATTAAAG AGTTATGCAGCTATTCTCTATCTCAGAATTCCTCCGGGCTTTCGAATAATTTTGCGTGGTAAAGATGTTGAGCATCACAATATTGTGAACGATATGATGATGTCTCAGGAAATTACTTATCGTCCTCAACCCTCTACTACTGAAGAGATTCCAAAAAACTTAAAT ATGGTTGCTACTGTGACTGTTGGCTTTGTTAAGGATGCAAAAGCTCACATTGATGTTCAGGGCTTTAATGTCTACCACAAAAACCGGCTTATTAAG CCCTTCTGGAGAGTTTGGCATCCACCTGGCAGTGATGGTCGTGGAGTTATAG GTGTGCTTGAAGCAGATTTTGTTGAACCAGCTCATGATAAGCAGGGTTTTGAGCGGACTACAGTTCTTTCTAAACTTGAGGCTCGATTGATACAAATGCAGAAGACATATTG GACTACAAACTGTCACAAAATTGGCTATGCTCCAAGAGTTAACAAAAAAGTTAATCAAAGAG AGATCTCTCCTGATTCTTTTCCTCGAGGTTCTCGATCGAAGATGAGAAATTTCACTTCAACTGACAAAACACCGGTCAAGTTTGGGGACAAGGGAAGTAACAGTGGGCGTTTGAATGGCAAGGGTGATGTCAAGAGAACTACGAAACAACCAAATCGCACTGAGCAACCCTTGTCTTCTGATGAGTATCTAAGTGATGATGATAGGCGGAACACTTCCAGGAAGCATAATAATGGGTCATCCTCAAAGGATGTTTTCAGTAAAGACGGGTCACATAGGCCGTCGGGGTTGAGAAGTCGTAAAGGTGATGAAGATTACACACCTGAAATGCCTTCCCGAACAACCAGAAATTCAAAGTCACAG GAGAATGGCCTTAACGATGCTGGAAATTCACCATCAAATTCAAGTTCCAGTTTATTGGATCGGTTGAAATTAGAGAATCTCCGGTTAAAAGAGAG attgaaaaggaaagaagaggAGGTTCTAGGTGATTTGCTGAATGAtttgaataaagaaaaagaaagatcCCAGTCTCTCGAAGCTCAG CTACAGGAGGCAGGACAAAAACACGAGGAGCTAGCTAAAGAGCAGGAGAGtttgattgaaatattttcagaAGAGAGAGAGCGGCGTGACATAGAGGAGGAGAATCTGAGAAGGAGCATGAAG GAAGCATCAAACACGATTAAAGAGTTGCTGGCGAAAATGCGAGTTTTGGAGAGGTCATGCAACACGAAATAG